Proteins from a genomic interval of Paenibacillus sp. FSL H8-0048:
- a CDS encoding beta-ketoacyl-[acyl-carrier-protein] synthase family protein, whose protein sequence is MRSKIVVTGISAITPLGNQLESIVTHLKAGHSGIRPIQRYQVGSLPVKHAAVIDDSALDRVQYPVAGNIIFKLFYSCVKELLETGGPGRFYAPERISLIVGTDPNTSSPEDLQYLYAYGNAEQTPSEPMELETLLANQPSYMFYHAARDFGIGGPSIANFGTCAASAQAIGDAMLMLRSGDADAVITGGVSSKLDPMSLARLCRLGALEPTKDDCTENCSPFDLNRNGFTIGEGSVLFLLEREEDALRRHAPIYAEIRGYGSSLDGYSITDPHESSLGMILSMERAIEDAGVPPEAITYINAHGTGTPKNDKHETEAIKAVFGTLAGQLDISSTKSMHGHLMTAAGAMETLVTILSLGSGFIPPTINYRTPDPQCDLNYTPNISKPADIEMALTNSFGMGGQNASLVIAKYKRG, encoded by the coding sequence ATGAGAAGCAAAATTGTAGTAACGGGAATAAGCGCGATTACCCCTCTGGGCAACCAACTGGAATCCATAGTCACCCATCTGAAGGCGGGCCATTCAGGAATCAGGCCGATTCAGCGGTATCAGGTGGGCAGCCTGCCTGTTAAACATGCAGCTGTGATTGATGATTCGGCGCTGGACCGGGTGCAGTACCCTGTTGCCGGCAATATTATTTTCAAGCTGTTCTACTCCTGTGTGAAGGAGCTTCTGGAAACCGGCGGTCCAGGAAGGTTCTATGCTCCCGAACGCATCAGCTTAATTGTAGGCACTGACCCCAATACCTCCTCTCCTGAGGATCTCCAGTATCTGTACGCTTATGGCAATGCAGAGCAGACTCCATCAGAGCCGATGGAGCTTGAGACACTGCTCGCTAACCAGCCCTCTTATATGTTCTATCATGCTGCCCGTGATTTTGGCATAGGAGGCCCAAGTATAGCGAATTTCGGCACTTGCGCTGCTTCCGCGCAGGCGATTGGCGACGCCATGCTTATGCTGAGATCCGGGGATGCCGATGCGGTGATCACCGGGGGAGTCTCGTCCAAGCTGGACCCGATGTCTCTGGCCCGCCTCTGCCGGCTCGGTGCGCTTGAGCCCACGAAGGATGATTGCACTGAGAATTGCTCCCCGTTTGACCTGAACAGGAACGGCTTCACAATCGGGGAAGGCTCGGTTCTATTCCTGCTCGAGCGGGAAGAGGATGCACTCCGCCGGCATGCGCCGATCTATGCGGAGATACGGGGGTATGGCAGCTCGCTGGACGGTTATTCCATCACAGACCCGCATGAGTCTTCCCTGGGAATGATCCTGTCCATGGAGCGGGCTATTGAGGATGCCGGAGTGCCGCCGGAGGCCATCACCTACATTAACGCGCATGGCACAGGGACACCCAAGAACGATAAGCATGAGACTGAAGCGATTAAGGCAGTCTTCGGTACCCTCGCCGGGCAACTGGACATCAGCTCCACCAAATCGATGCATGGCCATCTGATGACAGCCGCCGGGGCCATGGAGACTCTGGTAACGATTCTTAGCCTGGGCAGCGGGTTCATTCCGCCAACGATCAATTACAGAACCCCTGATCCCCAGTGTGACCTGAACTATACTCCGAATATATCGAAACCTGCGGACATAGAGATGGCCCTCACCAATTCATTCGGCATGGGCGGACAGAATGCGTCTCTGGTCATTGCTAAATATAAGCGGGGATGA
- a CDS encoding bifunctional metallophosphatase/5'-nucleotidase, whose translation MMEPAASRNLRKIVIIATSDVHGNLWGYRYEDGLDTVNDGLGRVAAYVRELRESGTEVLLIDNGDIFQGNMLTDDVYNKRPDERHPVAAALNAMGYAALTLGNHEFNFGLGLIERIRQELNFPVLAANVWDTEGRPFAEPYVILEQHGIRIAVIGLTNPNVPRWDGGKVEGLRFGHMAETAQAIAASLRAEGKADLIVISAHAGMVAEFDEEGGSDAAGRIAELVPEADVLLVGHMHITVNQRIGNTVIGGPRDRGREVVRFDLTLELEGGQPKVVSREVTVVDMSSWEPDPELRSMVAGAHEETLRFIAEGGGGSSIEGEGGILGYAAADFQPEETAGLPAGRVQDTAVITLIQRAMLEASGADVAATSLFNDNADLKQGPLTYADVYRIYPFDNVLYVVTVTGKELKAYMEASASHFRQWQPGETNISADPEVPSYLYDMFAGVNYQIDLSQPAGRRIIHLAYRGRPLADTDELQLAVNNYRYSSLLKASGLVSAVKHWESDCSVRELLVRYIRERQTIIPEVDHNWSITGMD comes from the coding sequence ATGATGGAACCGGCAGCAAGCCGTAACCTGCGCAAGATTGTGATTATCGCTACTTCGGATGTTCATGGCAATCTGTGGGGCTACCGTTATGAAGACGGACTCGATACCGTAAATGACGGGCTCGGCAGAGTAGCAGCTTACGTCCGGGAGCTTAGAGAGAGCGGAACCGAGGTTCTGCTGATCGATAACGGTGACATCTTCCAGGGAAATATGCTGACTGACGATGTCTACAATAAGCGGCCGGATGAGAGGCATCCGGTCGCGGCAGCACTTAATGCCATGGGCTATGCTGCACTGACGCTGGGCAACCATGAGTTTAACTTCGGCCTTGGCCTGATTGAGCGGATCAGGCAGGAGCTGAACTTCCCGGTGCTTGCTGCCAATGTCTGGGACACGGAAGGCAGACCCTTTGCAGAGCCATATGTGATCCTAGAACAGCACGGCATCCGGATTGCGGTTATCGGTCTGACGAATCCCAACGTTCCGCGCTGGGATGGAGGAAAGGTTGAGGGCCTAAGGTTCGGCCATATGGCCGAGACCGCGCAAGCGATAGCGGCTTCCCTCCGAGCGGAAGGGAAGGCGGACCTGATTGTGATCAGCGCCCATGCGGGTATGGTCGCAGAATTCGATGAAGAGGGCGGCTCGGATGCCGCCGGACGGATTGCGGAGCTTGTTCCTGAAGCAGATGTGCTGCTGGTCGGCCATATGCATATTACCGTAAACCAGCGCATCGGGAATACCGTTATTGGAGGGCCGCGGGACCGGGGGCGGGAAGTTGTACGCTTCGACCTGACACTGGAGCTGGAAGGCGGTCAGCCCAAGGTTGTGAGCCGGGAGGTCACGGTGGTAGATATGAGTAGCTGGGAGCCGGACCCGGAACTGCGCAGTATGGTTGCTGGGGCGCATGAAGAGACCCTCCGGTTCATCGCCGAAGGCGGTGGTGGCTCTTCCATAGAAGGGGAGGGCGGCATTCTGGGGTATGCAGCGGCCGATTTCCAGCCTGAAGAGACTGCCGGGCTGCCCGCCGGACGGGTGCAGGATACGGCGGTCATAACCTTGATCCAGCGTGCCATGCTGGAGGCCAGCGGAGCGGATGTTGCCGCTACTAGCCTGTTTAACGACAACGCGGATCTGAAGCAGGGACCGCTGACGTATGCAGATGTCTACCGCATTTACCCTTTTGATAATGTGCTGTATGTGGTTACCGTTACCGGCAAGGAGCTAAAGGCTTATATGGAAGCTTCAGCTTCACATTTCCGGCAGTGGCAGCCCGGAGAGACGAATATATCCGCCGATCCCGAGGTGCCGAGCTACCTCTACGATATGTTCGCCGGGGTCAATTATCAGATCGACCTCTCGCAGCCGGCAGGCCGGCGGATCATCCACCTGGCCTACCGGGGCAGACCGCTTGCCGATACGGACGAATTGCAGCTTGCCGTCAACAATTACCGTTACAGCAGTCTATTGAAGGCCTCGGGACTGGTCAGCGCCGTGAAGCACTGGGAGTCGGACTGCAGCGTCCGCGAGCTGCTGGTGCGCTACATCCGGGAGCGCCAGACGATTATACCGGAGGTAGATCATAACTGGTCCATTACCGGAATGGATTAA
- a CDS encoding carbohydrate ABC transporter permease — translation MLKTTKNTGIYLLMILIAVLQLFPLYWLVVSAFKDNSEIIGGVVWALPTEWRFSNFSEAWVSAKVNQYFFNSVSVTLITLLCVLLFASMMAYALTRMRFKYNGLILFILLMGVMVPIHATLIPLFMILKNLGILSSRLSIILPYIAVNLPIGVYMLSAFLRSMPKELEEAAFIDGCGVVKSFFKVVLPLLKPPLASVAIFVFLAVWNELLMAATFIQKETLRTLPLGLMNFSGQYSISWGPLAAAMVISTLPILLAYVLFSDQMEKSFTAGAILK, via the coding sequence GCCGTCCTCCAGTTGTTCCCGCTATACTGGCTTGTGGTAAGTGCGTTTAAGGATAATTCGGAGATTATCGGCGGAGTGGTCTGGGCGCTCCCCACAGAATGGCGGTTTAGTAATTTCTCAGAGGCTTGGGTAAGCGCCAAGGTGAATCAATACTTTTTCAACAGTGTGTCCGTTACGCTGATTACCCTCTTGTGCGTGCTGCTGTTCGCTTCGATGATGGCTTACGCGCTGACACGGATGAGATTCAAATACAACGGACTGATTCTGTTCATTCTGCTCATGGGGGTCATGGTGCCGATTCATGCTACGCTGATTCCGCTGTTCATGATCCTGAAGAATCTCGGTATTCTCAGCTCGCGGCTGTCGATTATCCTGCCGTACATCGCTGTGAATCTGCCAATTGGCGTCTATATGCTGTCGGCGTTCCTGCGGAGCATGCCGAAGGAGCTGGAGGAGGCTGCGTTCATCGACGGCTGCGGGGTGGTGAAATCCTTCTTCAAGGTCGTGCTTCCTCTGCTGAAGCCGCCGCTTGCCTCGGTTGCGATCTTCGTGTTCCTCGCCGTATGGAATGAGCTGCTGATGGCGGCAACCTTTATCCAGAAGGAAACGCTGCGGACGCTGCCGCTCGGGCTGATGAACTTCAGCGGCCAGTACAGCATTAGCTGGGGACCGCTGGCCGCAGCAATGGTAATCTCTACGCTGCCGATTCTGCTTGCTTATGTGCTGTTCAGTGACCAGATGGAGAAGAGCTTCACCGCAGGCGCAATTCTGAAATAA